In Dehalococcoidia bacterium, one DNA window encodes the following:
- a CDS encoding adenine nucleotide alpha hydrolase, with protein MTAPRAWLAWSSGKDSAWALRVARQAGELDVVALLTTVTDDHRRVSMHGVRETLLHAQAGALGLPLHVVRIPAPCPQEVYDDAMRHVLRDAREEGVTHVVFGDLFLADVRAHREERLAEVGMAACFPLWQRDSAALAREIIADGTKSVVVCVDPAKAPREIAGRAYDEELLASLPASVDPCGENGEFHTFVWDCPSFARPVAVRVGETVERDGFLFTDLLPAPQR; from the coding sequence ATGACGGCCCCCAGAGCATGGCTGGCATGGAGCAGCGGGAAAGATAGCGCCTGGGCTTTGCGCGTCGCGCGGCAGGCCGGTGAGCTCGATGTGGTCGCCCTTCTCACCACTGTGACGGACGACCACCGGCGCGTCTCCATGCACGGCGTGCGCGAAACGCTGCTCCACGCTCAAGCCGGGGCCCTGGGGCTGCCTCTCCACGTTGTCCGCATCCCCGCGCCTTGCCCGCAAGAAGTGTACGACGACGCCATGCGCCACGTCCTGCGGGATGCGCGGGAGGAAGGGGTCACGCACGTCGTCTTCGGCGACCTGTTCCTGGCCGATGTCCGCGCCCACCGCGAGGAGCGCTTGGCAGAGGTGGGGATGGCCGCCTGCTTCCCTCTCTGGCAGCGGGACAGCGCAGCGCTCGCGCGCGAGATCATCGCCGATGGTACGAAGAGCGTAGTCGTCTGCGTCGACCCGGCGAAGGCGCCGCGGGAGATCGCGGGCAGGGCCTACGACGAGGAACTCCTCGCCTCGCTGCCCGCATCCGTCGACCCGTGCGGCGAGAACGGCGAATTCCACACCTTTGTGTGGGACTGCCCATCGTTCGCGCGGCCTGTCGCCGTCCGCGTCGGCGAAACGGTGGAGCGCGACGGCTTCCTGTTCACGGATTTGCTGCCCGCGCCACAGCGCTGA
- a CDS encoding SDR family oxidoreductase, with protein sequence MATARENAKDWALILGASSGFGAATALELARSGMNVFGVHLDLRSTLPNAQRVVAEIEGMGRRAVFFNTNAADAEKRAAVLESVRETLSAQGPDASVRVFLHSLAFGTLVPFVADDPKARVSQRQLEMTLDVMASALVYWVQDLVAMKLMRAGGRVFAMTSSGSTRVIRNYGPVSAAKAALESYVRQLAYELAPLGITVNAIRAGITDTPALRKIPGGMELLERAQRQNPSGRATTPEDAARAIAALCDPRTQWITGNVIGVDGGEDLTA encoded by the coding sequence GTGGCTACAGCGAGGGAGAACGCGAAGGACTGGGCGCTCATTTTGGGGGCATCGAGCGGCTTCGGGGCCGCCACCGCCCTCGAACTTGCACGCAGCGGGATGAACGTCTTCGGCGTCCACCTCGACCTCCGTTCTACCCTGCCCAACGCCCAGCGCGTCGTCGCCGAAATCGAGGGCATGGGCCGCAGGGCCGTCTTCTTCAACACCAACGCCGCCGACGCCGAAAAGCGCGCCGCCGTGCTGGAATCCGTCCGCGAGACGCTGAGCGCCCAAGGCCCCGATGCATCCGTGCGCGTCTTCCTGCACTCGCTCGCCTTCGGCACACTCGTCCCCTTCGTCGCCGACGACCCGAAGGCGCGCGTCTCCCAGCGCCAGCTCGAGATGACGCTCGACGTAATGGCCAGCGCCCTCGTCTACTGGGTGCAGGACCTGGTGGCGATGAAGCTGATGCGAGCGGGCGGACGCGTCTTCGCCATGACCAGCTCCGGCTCGACCCGCGTAATCAGGAACTACGGCCCCGTGTCGGCGGCGAAGGCAGCGCTCGAATCATACGTCCGTCAGCTTGCCTACGAGCTGGCGCCGCTCGGCATCACCGTCAACGCTATCCGCGCCGGCATCACCGACACGCCGGCGCTGCGCAAGATACCGGGCGGCATGGAACTACTCGAGCGGGCGCAGCGCCAGAACCCCAGCGGCCGCGCGACAACGCCCGAGGACGCCGCCCGGGCCATCGCCGCCCTCTGCGACCCCCGGACGCAGTGGATAACGGGCAACGTCATCGGCGTGGACGGCGGCGAAGACCTGACGGCGTAG
- a CDS encoding PHP domain-containing protein codes for MSGSIIDMHIHTTHGAADSSLRPAELAREARRVGLDGVVVTEHDRVWDPLELERFHDTHSLFIAGGMEVSTELGHILVVGLRKYLPGIRYAEELRRVVLEAGGYMIAAHPFRHYFYRVYWVRQGWEPFNMTPEEAAKLPLFDLVDAIEVLNGGNNYEENRFALQVADILGKPGIGGSDAHSDQGIGLYTTVFENTLESEEDLLRELKAGRFYPAHGLLRGKVERFTLSSPSGGV; via the coding sequence ATGTCCGGCAGCATCATCGATATGCACATCCACACGACCCACGGTGCCGCCGACAGCAGCCTGCGCCCGGCGGAGCTCGCCCGCGAGGCGAGACGCGTCGGGCTCGACGGCGTGGTGGTGACGGAGCACGACCGCGTGTGGGACCCGCTGGAGCTGGAGCGTTTCCACGACACCCATTCCCTGTTCATCGCCGGCGGGATGGAGGTCTCGACGGAGCTCGGTCACATCCTGGTCGTCGGCTTGCGCAAGTACCTGCCGGGGATCCGCTACGCTGAGGAGCTTCGCCGCGTGGTCCTCGAAGCGGGCGGTTACATGATCGCCGCCCACCCCTTCCGTCACTACTTCTACCGCGTCTACTGGGTTCGCCAGGGCTGGGAGCCCTTCAACATGACCCCTGAAGAGGCCGCGAAGCTCCCGCTGTTCGATCTCGTGGACGCGATCGAGGTGCTCAACGGCGGCAACAACTACGAGGAGAACCGCTTTGCGCTGCAGGTAGCCGACATCCTGGGGAAGCCGGGCATCGGCGGCAGCGATGCCCACTCGGACCAGGGCATCGGTCTGTACACCACGGTCTTCGAGAATACTCTTGAGAGCGAGGAAGACCTCCTGCGCGAGCTCAAGGCGGGGCGCTTCTATCCCGCGCACGGGCTGCTTCGTGGCAAGGTCGAGCGCTTCACCCTGAGTTCGCCTTCAGGGGGCGTCTGA
- a CDS encoding ubiquitin-like domain-containing protein — MRSRVPAGWQAGTHQTPEARLLIHGSHVAFLSALALIAAVALLLLPARRFVVVADGTERTVATHLRSEAALLRSAGVTLSQGDVVTHRQSRRGDEIVTVERAVPVIAEVDGRLVYWRTTAKTVGEALAEIGVRIADADSVFVNDVRVSPDDSLAAGRMLMVYRSRGIGSFPAVASPKAPLSLSLRRAVSFTVIEDGHTLHLRSSELNLSLALKEGGVLIRPGDRVVPDLDTPLVAGMSVHVTHAEKLNVLLPDGERTVYTHQPVVGDALEEAGIELGAMDRVEPGRDEAVVDGMTVQVFAVDVDKLVEWEDIPYDTVARADPDLPWGKVREVDGEPGILAREYDVTYENGVEVARTLSREWVEKEPVDAVVYYSTRSAVAAAAVSVPDGLNVVQVMRVYATWYNPASAGKPRSSPGYGITSTGVPVTIGVVAVDPTVIPYGTRMYIPGYGFGVAADCGGAIKGNIIDLGFPDGVTPNWTSRWVDIYILGP, encoded by the coding sequence ATGCGTAGCAGGGTTCCGGCAGGGTGGCAGGCCGGGACTCACCAAACACCGGAAGCAAGACTCTTAATCCACGGCTCACACGTAGCTTTTCTCTCAGCGCTCGCGCTCATAGCTGCCGTAGCCCTTCTGCTTCTCCCTGCCCGCCGTTTCGTAGTTGTGGCGGACGGGACCGAGCGGACTGTGGCCACTCATCTGCGGTCGGAGGCGGCTCTCCTCCGCTCGGCCGGCGTCACCCTGTCGCAAGGCGACGTCGTAACTCACCGGCAGAGCAGGCGGGGCGACGAGATCGTGACTGTCGAGCGCGCGGTCCCCGTGATCGCCGAGGTCGATGGTCGCCTCGTCTACTGGAGAACTACGGCGAAGACGGTGGGGGAGGCCCTGGCGGAGATCGGGGTGCGCATCGCGGACGCCGACAGCGTTTTCGTGAACGACGTGCGTGTCAGTCCGGACGATTCGCTCGCCGCCGGCAGGATGCTCATGGTATACCGCTCGCGGGGGATCGGCAGCTTCCCCGCTGTTGCCAGCCCCAAAGCGCCGCTTTCGCTGTCCCTGCGCCGGGCAGTATCGTTCACGGTCATCGAGGACGGCCATACGCTTCATCTGCGTTCCAGCGAGCTGAACCTGTCTCTGGCGCTAAAGGAGGGCGGCGTCCTCATCCGCCCTGGTGACCGCGTCGTCCCCGATCTCGATACGCCGCTCGTCGCCGGGATGTCCGTGCACGTCACCCATGCCGAGAAGTTGAACGTGTTGCTGCCGGACGGCGAGAGGACCGTCTACACGCACCAACCCGTCGTCGGGGACGCGCTCGAAGAGGCGGGAATCGAACTGGGAGCGATGGACCGCGTCGAGCCGGGGCGGGACGAAGCGGTGGTAGACGGGATGACGGTCCAGGTCTTCGCCGTCGACGTCGACAAGCTGGTCGAGTGGGAGGACATCCCGTACGACACCGTGGCGCGCGCCGACCCCGACCTGCCCTGGGGTAAGGTGCGGGAGGTCGACGGCGAGCCGGGCATCCTCGCCAGAGAGTACGATGTGACATACGAGAACGGCGTTGAAGTGGCGAGGACGCTGAGCCGCGAGTGGGTGGAGAAAGAGCCGGTGGACGCTGTCGTGTACTACTCGACCCGAAGCGCGGTCGCCGCTGCCGCCGTTTCCGTGCCCGATGGCCTGAACGTTGTGCAGGTCATGCGGGTATACGCTACGTGGTACAACCCTGCGTCGGCGGGGAAGCCCCGCTCCTCGCCAGGGTACGGAATCACCAGCACCGGCGTCCCCGTCACCATCGGCGTTGTGGCCGTCGACCCGACCGTGATACCATATGGAACACGCATGTACATTCCCGGCTACGGCTTTGGGGTAGCCGCGGACTGCGGCGGCGCCATCAAGGGCAATATTATCGACCTCGGTTTTCCCGATGGGGTCACCCCGAACTGGACCTCGCGCTGGGTTGACATCTACATCCTCGGCCCCTGA
- a CDS encoding UTP--glucose-1-phosphate uridylyltransferase yields the protein MEIRKGVILCAGHGTRLLPASKAQPKETFPLVDRPIIHYVVQEALDSGLEQIIMVTSAAKRALEDYFDRAPALEKALEEKGDAERLRAVVDAAEMADLVFLRQKEQKGIGHAVSLTEQIICDEPFVLFFPDDVILARTPVTRQLIDVYERYGGPVLAVQRVPEAEVESYGVIDGERAGERVFRVRGLIEKPKAGEAPSNLGIVGRYVLTPHIFGALRRTSPGIGGELQITDAIANMLAQQPVFACEFEGKRFDTGRPLGLLQASIEIGLLHPEIGPQLRQYLRDLKP from the coding sequence GTGGAAATCCGCAAAGGCGTCATTCTCTGCGCCGGTCACGGCACCAGGCTCCTTCCCGCCAGCAAGGCCCAGCCGAAGGAGACCTTTCCCCTCGTCGACCGGCCAATCATCCACTACGTCGTGCAGGAGGCGCTCGATTCCGGCCTCGAACAGATAATCATGGTCACTTCTGCCGCCAAACGCGCCCTTGAAGACTACTTCGACCGCGCGCCCGCCCTCGAAAAGGCGCTGGAGGAAAAGGGCGACGCCGAACGGCTGCGCGCCGTCGTCGACGCGGCGGAGATGGCGGACCTAGTCTTCCTGCGGCAGAAGGAACAGAAGGGCATCGGGCATGCGGTCTCGCTCACTGAACAGATCATCTGCGACGAGCCCTTCGTCCTCTTCTTCCCCGACGACGTCATCCTGGCCAGGACCCCGGTGACCCGCCAGCTTATCGACGTTTACGAGCGCTACGGCGGCCCTGTGCTCGCCGTGCAGCGCGTGCCCGAGGCCGAGGTGGAAAGCTACGGCGTGATCGACGGCGAACGCGCGGGCGAACGCGTTTTCCGCGTGCGCGGCCTCATCGAGAAGCCGAAGGCAGGCGAGGCGCCGTCCAATCTGGGGATAGTGGGACGCTACGTGTTGACGCCGCACATCTTCGGCGCGCTGAGGCGCACGTCTCCCGGCATTGGCGGCGAGCTGCAGATCACGGACGCCATCGCCAACATGCTGGCGCAGCAGCCCGTGTTCGCCTGCGAGTTCGAGGGAAAACGCTTCGACACCGGTCGGCCGCTGGGACTCCTCCAGGCGTCCATCGAAATCGGACTGCTGCACCCCGAAATCGGCCCGCAACTCCGGCAGTACCTGCGCGATCTGAAGCCATGA
- a CDS encoding helicase C-terminal domain-containing protein produces MTPAYVALDLETTGLSPESCEIIEVGAVRFDLNGEIESFQALVRPRGRVPLFVHRLTSIRAEDLKRAPTFSEIAPGLTAFLGDLPVVAHNASFDLSFLAAQGFAPPAVAFDTYDLASLLLWEAGEYSLQSVAQHLGVDFPQRHRALADAQAAANVFLRLRSRLAEQPLTILIELQRLARAFQWPLSYLLEEILREAPALSTPGAGGETLPALPRVPPPLAAAASRRPVDPEEALATLESPQRRPEAFAGYEHRAEQLAMTRSVAETLSEGGYLVVEAGTGTGKSLAYLVPAALHALRNGARVVISTDTINLQEQLMSKDIPALERLLEAAGKKTGSEPLRHCQLKGRRNYLCPRRFAAFLSAPRNLQEAKLAARILLWLSRTATGDRAELRLPPQQETLWGRVSADSEECLGLPCEHLRRGTCFLQHARKQAESSHLVVVNHALLLADVATGGHVLPEYDHLIIDEAHNLEEEATDQFGFEAGEADLAAFFERVGSRTRTRMSGLIAGLLHALRTLPAESHAEAQSLIDRLASASQEGRRAVPPLFDVLSGFLTTHAAREGDYDQRMLLTRASRAQPGWTAVEVAWEKLDSAMRQAVEALAATAEAVSLGAGGSPLQEELLSETLGLLQDGHRLRRGVASVVSGSDREAITWMTLERSSGRIVLSAAPLEVAGLLQKGLFSKKESVILSGATLSVAGRMDYLCSRIGIEGARELLLGSPFDYERSTLMLLPSNMPEPNENAYQPLLEQALVELCRASGGRALVLFTSHGALQTTYHAIRGRLEEDDVLVLAQGIDGAPKNLLNTLREDHRTVILGTASFWEGVDVVGEALSLLVIARLPFSVPTDPIFASRSELFDDPFMQYALPQAVLRFKQGFGRLIRRKTDRGVVVVLDRRIKSKAYGRAFLESLPACTLREEPLRAMPQAVRDWLSREPGPGA; encoded by the coding sequence GTGACCCCTGCCTACGTAGCCCTCGATCTTGAGACAACGGGTCTCAGTCCCGAAAGCTGCGAGATTATCGAGGTCGGCGCCGTGAGGTTCGACCTCAACGGGGAGATCGAGAGCTTTCAGGCTCTCGTGCGTCCGCGGGGGCGCGTGCCCCTTTTCGTTCACCGTCTCACCAGCATAAGGGCGGAAGACCTCAAGCGCGCGCCTACCTTCTCAGAAATCGCGCCCGGACTGACCGCATTCCTGGGTGACCTGCCCGTCGTGGCGCACAATGCCTCCTTCGACCTGTCGTTTCTCGCCGCGCAGGGCTTCGCTCCGCCCGCCGTCGCGTTCGACACGTACGACCTGGCGTCGTTGCTCCTCTGGGAGGCGGGCGAGTACAGCCTGCAGTCGGTGGCGCAGCACCTGGGTGTCGACTTTCCGCAGCGACACCGGGCCCTCGCCGATGCGCAGGCCGCGGCGAATGTCTTCCTGCGCCTGCGCTCGCGCCTTGCTGAGCAGCCGCTGACGATCCTGATCGAGCTGCAGCGTTTGGCCCGGGCCTTCCAGTGGCCTCTGTCATACCTGCTCGAAGAGATTTTGCGTGAGGCGCCCGCGCTCTCCACCCCAGGGGCAGGAGGAGAGACGTTGCCTGCTTTGCCGAGGGTCCCGCCTCCCCTTGCGGCCGCCGCGTCCCGCCGTCCCGTTGACCCCGAAGAAGCGCTGGCCACGCTGGAAAGCCCACAAAGGCGGCCGGAGGCGTTCGCGGGCTATGAGCACCGGGCGGAACAGCTGGCGATGACGCGGAGCGTGGCGGAGACCTTGAGCGAGGGCGGCTACCTCGTCGTCGAAGCGGGCACGGGGACAGGCAAATCGCTTGCCTACCTCGTTCCGGCCGCATTGCACGCACTGCGCAACGGCGCCCGCGTCGTCATATCTACGGATACGATCAATCTCCAGGAGCAGCTCATGAGCAAGGACATACCCGCGCTGGAGCGGCTCCTCGAAGCGGCGGGCAAAAAGACAGGAAGCGAACCGCTGCGCCACTGTCAGTTGAAGGGCCGCCGCAACTACCTCTGTCCGCGCCGTTTCGCCGCTTTCCTCAGCGCTCCCCGCAACCTTCAGGAGGCGAAGCTGGCGGCCCGCATCCTGCTCTGGCTATCGAGGACGGCGACCGGCGACCGCGCCGAACTGAGGCTCCCCCCGCAGCAGGAAACGCTGTGGGGCCGTGTGAGCGCCGACAGCGAGGAGTGTCTGGGCCTCCCCTGCGAGCACCTGCGCCGAGGGACGTGCTTCCTCCAGCACGCGCGAAAGCAGGCGGAGTCCTCCCATCTGGTGGTCGTCAATCACGCCCTGCTGCTGGCAGACGTGGCGACCGGCGGTCACGTGCTTCCCGAGTACGACCACTTGATAATCGACGAGGCCCATAACCTGGAGGAGGAGGCCACTGACCAGTTCGGCTTCGAGGCCGGCGAGGCGGACCTGGCCGCTTTCTTCGAGAGAGTGGGGTCGCGCACGCGCACGCGCATGTCGGGGCTGATCGCCGGCCTGCTGCACGCGCTGCGAACGCTCCCAGCGGAATCGCATGCAGAGGCGCAGAGTCTGATCGACAGGCTGGCGTCGGCCTCCCAGGAAGGAAGGCGGGCAGTGCCGCCCCTGTTCGACGTCCTGAGCGGGTTTCTGACCACCCACGCCGCAAGGGAAGGCGATTACGACCAGCGGATGCTCTTGACGCGGGCATCGCGCGCGCAACCCGGGTGGACGGCTGTCGAAGTAGCATGGGAGAAGCTCGATTCGGCCATGCGGCAGGCCGTCGAGGCGCTGGCGGCGACGGCGGAGGCGGTGTCGCTGGGAGCAGGCGGCAGTCCGCTGCAAGAGGAGTTGCTTTCTGAGACGCTGGGCCTCCTGCAAGACGGGCATCGCCTGCGGCGGGGCGTGGCGTCCGTGGTCTCAGGGTCAGACCGTGAGGCGATCACCTGGATGACTCTGGAGCGGTCGAGCGGGCGCATTGTCCTGTCGGCGGCGCCGCTGGAGGTGGCCGGCCTGCTGCAAAAAGGCCTGTTCTCGAAAAAGGAGAGCGTCATTCTGAGCGGCGCCACCCTTAGCGTGGCGGGCCGGATGGACTACCTCTGCAGCCGGATCGGCATCGAAGGCGCGCGGGAGCTGCTCCTCGGCTCGCCGTTCGACTACGAGCGCTCGACCCTCATGCTGCTGCCGTCGAACATGCCGGAGCCTAATGAAAACGCCTACCAGCCGCTGCTGGAGCAGGCTCTTGTCGAATTGTGCCGCGCCAGCGGGGGCCGCGCCCTCGTCCTCTTTACGTCGCACGGCGCCCTTCAGACGACATACCACGCGATAAGGGGCCGGCTGGAAGAAGACGATGTCCTCGTCCTCGCGCAGGGGATCGACGGCGCGCCGAAGAACCTGCTGAACACGCTGCGGGAGGACCACCGGACGGTCATCTTGGGGACGGCGAGCTTCTGGGAAGGGGTCGACGTAGTCGGGGAGGCGCTGTCGCTGCTGGTGATCGCCCGTCTGCCGTTTTCCGTTCCTACCGACCCCATATTTGCTTCCCGCTCCGAGCTGTTCGACGACCCGTTCATGCAGTACGCCCTTCCGCAGGCCGTACTCAGGTTCAAGCAGGGCTTTGGGCGCCTCATCCGCCGAAAGACAGACCGTGGGGTAGTCGTCGTCCTCGACCGGCGGATCAAGAGCAAGGCGTACGGACGGGCCTTCTTGGAATCGCTGCCGGCATGCACGTTGCGGGAGGAGCCGCTGCGGGCGATGCCGCAGGCAGTACGGGACTGGCTCAGCCGTGAGCCGGGCCCAGGGGCCTGA
- the rsmA gene encoding 16S rRNA (adenine(1518)-N(6)/adenine(1519)-N(6))-dimethyltransferase RsmA: MTSTSSAPDEGKKRQAVEDDWRIPPTRRFPRAPRALREAGHFARKGLGQHFLRDRRILQRIVRAAKLSPDDTVVEVGAGLGTLTALLAKRAARVVAVEVDEELCDHLRQRFAETPNLSLVCADVLSLTPSQLLREAGASPPYVVVANLPYYIAAPVLRFFLEATAPPSRLVVMVQKEVAESIVAGPGKTSLLGMSVQFYASPRLLFTVPPSAFYPPPKVQSAVLRLDVRARPAVEVEDTGGFFRFVRAGFSAPRKQLRNALSHALGASAPHVAATIAEAGVDPRVRAQALGLEDWARLYGAFSASGLHKSGGTAR; this comes from the coding sequence TTGACATCTACATCCTCGGCCCCTGACGAGGGAAAGAAGCGGCAAGCCGTCGAAGACGACTGGCGCATTCCCCCAACCCGCCGCTTCCCCCGCGCCCCCCGCGCGCTTCGAGAAGCAGGCCACTTCGCGCGCAAGGGGCTAGGGCAGCACTTCCTGCGCGACCGCCGAATACTACAGCGGATCGTCCGCGCCGCCAAACTGTCTCCCGACGACACGGTGGTGGAGGTGGGCGCCGGGCTGGGCACGCTGACGGCCCTGCTCGCAAAGCGCGCCGCCAGGGTTGTCGCGGTCGAGGTAGACGAGGAGCTTTGCGACCACCTGCGGCAGCGGTTCGCGGAGACGCCCAACCTCTCGCTGGTCTGCGCCGACGTGCTGTCGCTCACCCCCTCGCAACTGTTGCGGGAGGCGGGCGCATCGCCGCCGTACGTCGTCGTCGCCAACCTCCCGTACTACATCGCCGCGCCGGTGCTGCGCTTCTTCCTCGAGGCTACGGCGCCACCGTCGCGACTCGTCGTCATGGTGCAGAAGGAGGTGGCGGAGAGCATCGTCGCCGGGCCGGGGAAAACGAGTCTGCTGGGAATGAGCGTGCAGTTCTACGCGTCGCCCCGCCTGCTCTTCACGGTTCCGCCCTCAGCCTTCTACCCGCCGCCGAAAGTGCAGTCGGCCGTGCTGCGGCTCGACGTGCGCGCGCGCCCGGCGGTCGAAGTGGAAGACACCGGCGGCTTCTTCCGGTTCGTGCGCGCCGGCTTCAGCGCCCCGCGCAAGCAACTGCGCAACGCCCTCAGCCATGCCCTCGGCGCGTCTGCGCCCCACGTTGCGGCGACGATCGCGGAGGCGGGAGTCGATCCGCGGGTGCGGGCGCAGGCGCTGGGCCTGGAAGACTGGGCGCGACTCTACGGGGCGTTCTCGGCGTCCGGTTTACATAAATCGGGAGGCACCGCCCGGTGA
- the ispE gene encoding 4-(cytidine 5'-diphospho)-2-C-methyl-D-erythritol kinase yields the protein MRISTFAPAKVNWTLEALRRRDDGYHEVATVLQTIDLADRVVVSPDEELRLSVRGRVEGLPAVPEENLAQRAATALLEAAGDRQRGALIELEKVVPAAAGLGGGSSDAAAVLRALNALWGLGLSVGELASIGAKLGADVPFFLHGGTARAGGRGEEVTPLPDSPQCRLLLVVPHTLIPRKTALMYARLTPEHYTDGSRTAALVEKLRGGEPVGDGDLYNVFEKVVSDVVPAATEAMTLAGTIGSNRPHLAGSGPAFFFLLCPGETTQEYLDRLAAAGLDLFLVGTLEATPATALRVEE from the coding sequence GTGAGGATATCGACGTTTGCTCCGGCGAAGGTGAACTGGACGCTGGAAGCGCTGCGACGCCGGGACGACGGCTACCACGAGGTCGCGACGGTACTGCAGACGATCGACCTCGCCGATAGGGTGGTGGTATCGCCGGACGAGGAGCTTCGGCTGTCGGTGAGAGGCCGCGTCGAGGGGCTGCCGGCCGTGCCGGAAGAGAACCTCGCGCAGCGGGCGGCGACGGCGCTCCTGGAAGCGGCGGGAGACCGCCAGCGGGGGGCGCTCATCGAGTTGGAAAAGGTCGTGCCGGCGGCGGCCGGACTGGGCGGCGGCAGCTCCGACGCGGCGGCGGTATTGAGAGCGCTCAACGCGCTCTGGGGCCTCGGGCTGTCTGTTGGGGAGCTGGCGTCGATCGGGGCGAAGCTCGGCGCCGATGTCCCGTTCTTCCTTCACGGGGGCACTGCCCGGGCCGGCGGTCGCGGAGAGGAAGTGACGCCGTTGCCGGATAGCCCTCAGTGCCGGCTGCTCCTGGTCGTCCCGCATACGCTCATTCCCCGCAAGACGGCGCTAATGTACGCGCGGCTGACGCCGGAACATTACACGGACGGAAGCCGGACTGCTGCGCTCGTGGAGAAGCTCCGCGGCGGAGAGCCTGTCGGCGATGGCGACCTCTATAACGTTTTCGAGAAGGTTGTCTCCGATGTAGTCCCTGCGGCCACCGAGGCGATGACGCTCGCGGGCACAATCGGCTCGAACCGGCCCCATCTTGCCGGCAGCGGGCCCGCCTTCTTCTTCCTCCTCTGCCCCGGCGAGACAACCCAGGAGTACCTGGACCGTCTCGCCGCGGCGGGCCTCGACCTTTTCCTGGTCGGGACGCTCGAAGCGACGCCTGCCACCGCACTCCGCGTGGAGGAGTGA